One Natranaerovirga hydrolytica genomic region harbors:
- a CDS encoding complex I subunit 5 family protein yields the protein MNILLILVFSPILFGILFYVFKLTKPWVIVSSQLFIFVLAIMAFVDTSIKGARSFVVGSWPVGRGVGIYIDDLSSSIMLLTAFLFLLLLIHEWNHFEKKIAYIFLLFSLEGLLYALFLSYDLFNIFALMEVSTVLVTILIIYKKKANSYYDGLIYLLVNIVGMSFFLMGVGYVYRTYGVYDLSLLSEVVHTIPESTSSVIMYGLLFTGITLKIGAVPVFTWLPRAHGSESAPSIVSAILSGIYINLGFIYFIRFQDIFSFMFDTRILFLIIGILTALVGGILALVQDDIKKMLGFSTVSQIGFILVGLNVGFAGSYFGGLYHILSHSIFKALLFLVAGNLVEIYETRKISEIKGVFKSYPIMGICTVFGILGITGAPFFNGSIGKYLISIGIDALWFEMIMYTLNFLTILYLSKFASILFGSGEKAKMSLSKNIVFVVLGTTCFVGGILAPVLMEVFFKFNLEINMASYLAKAITYIISVIIGYYLYKKVLYKSKLIRLVRSLELPFNGIVSMVFVLFIIIVGYINLFQ from the coding sequence ATGAATATATTATTGATTTTAGTATTTTCTCCGATATTATTTGGGATATTATTCTATGTGTTTAAATTAACAAAACCATGGGTGATTGTATCATCACAACTATTTATTTTTGTACTGGCTATAATGGCTTTTGTAGATACGAGTATAAAGGGTGCAAGAAGTTTTGTTGTGGGTAGTTGGCCAGTGGGTAGAGGTGTAGGCATATACATAGATGATTTATCATCTTCAATCATGTTACTGACTGCATTTTTATTTTTGCTACTATTGATACATGAGTGGAATCATTTTGAAAAGAAAATCGCTTACATCTTTTTACTGTTTTCTCTAGAAGGTTTGTTGTATGCTTTGTTTTTAAGTTATGACTTATTCAATATCTTTGCACTAATGGAAGTATCTACTGTTTTAGTAACGATATTAATCATATATAAGAAAAAAGCAAATTCTTATTATGATGGATTGATTTATTTGTTGGTTAACATTGTCGGGATGTCATTCTTTTTAATGGGTGTCGGTTATGTTTATAGAACATATGGCGTTTATGATTTAAGTTTATTAAGTGAAGTGGTACATACCATACCGGAGTCCACATCGAGTGTTATAATGTATGGGTTGTTATTTACAGGCATAACTTTAAAAATTGGCGCTGTGCCAGTTTTTACTTGGTTGCCAAGAGCTCATGGTAGTGAAAGTGCACCGTCTATTGTATCAGCGATTTTATCAGGTATCTATATTAACTTGGGATTCATATATTTTATTAGATTTCAAGATATTTTTAGTTTTATGTTTGATACCAGAATATTATTTTTAATCATTGGAATTTTAACAGCCTTAGTAGGGGGTATACTGGCATTGGTTCAAGATGATATTAAAAAAATGCTAGGGTTTTCTACAGTATCTCAAATAGGATTTATATTGGTAGGTCTGAATGTAGGGTTTGCAGGATCTTATTTTGGAGGGTTGTATCATATCTTAAGCCATAGCATTTTTAAGGCACTATTGTTTTTAGTAGCCGGTAATCTGGTGGAAATTTATGAAACAAGAAAAATATCAGAGATCAAGGGTGTCTTTAAAAGCTATCCCATCATGGGAATTTGTACAGTGTTTGGCATTTTAGGTATTACAGGTGCACCTTTTTTTAATGGCAGTATAGGCAAGTATTTAATTTCTATTGGCATAGACGCATTATGGTTTGAAATGATAATGTATACTTTGAACTTTTTGACCATCTTATACCTGTCAAAATTTGCAAGCATCTTATTTGGAAGTGGAGAAAAGGCAAAAATGTCATTGTCTAAAAATATCGTATTCGTTGTACTAGGGACAACATGTTTTGTTGGAGGTATATTAGCACCTGTATTAATGGAAGTATTCTTCAAGTTTAATTTAGAAATTAATATGGCATCCTATTTGGCAAAAGCAATAACCTATATTATTTCTGTAATCATTGGTTACTATCTTTATAAAAAAGTTCTCTATAAATCAAAACTCATACGATTGGTTAGAAGCCTTGAATTACCTTTTAACGGAATTGTATCAATGGTATTCGTGTTATTCATAATAATAGTAGGCTACATCAATCTATTCCAATAA
- a CDS encoding MnhB domain-containing protein — MEEIKNDLTKYLIDIINPFIIVFGFYVILYGDISPGGGFQGGAILASVFILQYLSKPLNEIGIGKMQIIEKFFYLLIVLVPILSIFTRNIMFTNFVDPTTSLYSRFYLIIMNLLIGMKVSLGLTVIFYEFVMHERRWSK, encoded by the coding sequence ATGGAAGAAATTAAGAATGATTTGACCAAGTATTTAATAGACATTATTAACCCTTTTATCATTGTCTTTGGTTTTTATGTTATTTTGTATGGTGATATTTCTCCTGGTGGCGGTTTTCAAGGCGGCGCAATTTTAGCAAGTGTATTCATTTTACAATATTTGTCCAAACCACTTAATGAAATTGGAATAGGAAAAATGCAAATTATAGAAAAGTTTTTTTATTTATTAATTGTGTTGGTACCCATACTATCTATTTTCACAAGAAATATTATGTTTACAAATTTTGTTGATCCCACAACAAGTTTATATTCTAGGTTTTACTTGATTATTATGAATTTGTTAATTGGAATGAAAGTTTCTCTAGGGTTAACGGTTATTTTTTATGAGTTTGTTATGCATGAAAGGAGATGGTCAAAATAG
- a CDS encoding sodium:proton antiporter yields MVKIEWINGTNISILIFFIGLYGLITRRNMVKSIISITVMQTGIILFFIDSNHQDPLSEALMITAIVIGVAVTAVALMIFIHLYHLYGTTNWKRLLQKRRRDL; encoded by the coding sequence ATGGTCAAAATAGAGTGGATCAATGGAACCAATATAAGCATTTTAATATTTTTTATAGGATTATATGGTTTGATTACTAGAAGAAATATGGTTAAGTCTATCATTTCTATTACAGTTATGCAAACGGGTATTATATTATTTTTCATAGACTCCAATCATCAAGATCCTTTATCAGAAGCCCTAATGATTACAGCGATTGTCATTGGTGTAGCGGTTACAGCGGTTGCTTTAATGATATTTATACATTTATATCATCTGTATGGTACGACTAATTGGAAACGATTATTGCAGAAAAGAAGGAGAGATTTATGA